One genomic window of Oncorhynchus clarkii lewisi isolate Uvic-CL-2024 chromosome 5, UVic_Ocla_1.0, whole genome shotgun sequence includes the following:
- the LOC139408992 gene encoding transmembrane protein 47-like has protein sequence MASSGSGMEEVRVSALTPLKLVGLVCVFLALCLDVGAVLSPAWVTADNQYYLSLWESCWKPVTSDTWQCNTTLETDWQIATLVLLLGGAALILFSFLVALVSVWFGSRSHCYRPIAVMLFAAVVLQVCSLILYPVKFIETVSLRIYHEFNWGYGLACGATIFSFGGAILYCLNPKNYDDYY, from the exons ATGGCTTCATCCGGGAGTGGAATGGAGGAAGTGCGCGTATCGGCGTTGACGCCCCTGAAGTTGGTGGGCTTGGTGTGCGTCTTCCTCGCGCTCTGTCTGGATGTCGGAGCTGTGTTGAGCCCGGCGTGGGTAACGGCGGATAACCAGTACTACCTGTCTCTGTGGGAGTCCTGCTGGAAGCCCGTCACCTCGGACACATGGCAGTGCAACACCACACTCGAGACTG acTGGCAGATTGCCACGCTGGTTCTGTTGCTGGGTGGTGCAGCCCTCATCCTGTTCTCCTTCCTGGTggccctggtgtcagtgtggttCGGCTCCAGGAGCCACTGCTACAGACCCATCGCTGTCATGCTGTTCGCTGCAG TGGTGCTCCAGGTCTGCAGTTTGATCCTCTACCCTGTTAAGTTCATTGAGACGGTCAGCCTGAGGATATACCACGAGTTCAACTGGGGCTATGGCCTCGCCTGTGGGGCCACCATCTTCTCTTTTGGAGGGGCCATTCTCTACTGCCTCAACCCCAAGAACTATGACGACTACTACTAA